From the Scomber japonicus isolate fScoJap1 chromosome 8, fScoJap1.pri, whole genome shotgun sequence genome, the window TTCCTAGCTACATGGTGCTAATGACTGCATCCAAAAATCACTGCCTGCTTATTATATAGTGCGCTATATTTAACTTGACCCATTTTATTTTAGTGTCGAAAagctgaatgtgtaaatgtatcCTCTGTGTAAGTGACCTTAAAAATTCCCCAATGGGATGGAAAAGGTAGCATCCAGAAACATGTACACTACTTTCAGCAAACAGTCCCACAAATCAATACTCCACATTTTATAGATGTGAAAATTACTGTTGCTGCAAGTTACATCTGATGACAAGTGACAATGATTAGTGAATGTCTCTTATCTTCATTTTCTGTTCACGGTTGAGCAGTGTCTATCATACAGAGAAAAGTGAATATAGGCAGCCCATATTGTTACTGTTAAATTACTGTTGGGATAGCCTAACTGTATTTtactcttttactttctccatGTATGTTTTCTAGAgtattcataatgtttacaaatGATATTTAGTCGAGTTTGGGTGAAATACTCAACACAGATGTAGtcagacacatactgtacattcttACATATCTCAATCAATAATAATGTTCGCACAAAGTATTATGAATgaattgattcatttttcaaTCTTTCTGCATGTGAAATGTTGCAATGAAAATCTTACATATTTTAACTGGGTTTAATACCTATGCAAAATCTATTCAGGATTTAGATAAAACTGTAAATACCTACCTATGTCGACTTTAGTTCCTTCTCCAAACAGGATCTGTCCACATGTGACCACAGCACAGTAGTAAGTCCCAGTATCAGAGGAGTCCTGTATAGTTTTGGACAGACTGTAGACACAGCTCCTTTCCTTTCGTTCATCACTCCTGTTCCCGTGAGTGTAAATGACACCTGGATGAAATCCTCCTGATCCAGCTCTGAACCAGTACACACTGCATTCACCTGGACACTGATctgtgttttctgctttgttCTTGGAGAGCAGTGAACACTGAAAAGTCAATGCGTCTCCCAGCTGGACTGATGCTGTCTCCGGACTTTGTTTCACATAGACTGATTTCTGCTGGTTGTTGTCTGTGTGATTCAGTAATAAGATGacgtaaaaaaaataattcacaaTCTAAATTATCTGAATATTTTCAAGAAGTAATTGATCGTTGACATAGAGCAAAAATTATACTTACCGTTTACAGTCAATAATCTGCCATAGATGAATGTTTGTGAAAACACTGGTCCATTTAGACAAAAGTATGTTGCTTCATCCTCTTTGCTTACATTTCTGATGGTGACAGAAAAGTGAGCATCCTTTTTTGTGACTGTAAAACGTGATTCATTAAAGTGTCCACTGACTTTTATCTTGCCAAAGATTACAGCAGCGATTGTTTGACCCATTTGTCCAATAGGCTGTTGATACCAGTGGAATAATTTGTCATTCTCAGAGACTGGACAGTGAAAAGTAACATTGTCACCAACTTCAACCATAGTCAAAGAGATCAGATGAGGAACCTCTGCAGCTTGaatcagagctgaagaagaacAAAAGAGACTTACTAGGCAACACCAcgaaaaacaaggaaaaatgtGAATTGTTACATGTCATGTCTTATATGTTCGAACAAGCAAAAGTTTTCTTGTACTGTACATGATAAGAATTGTACTTACACACTGCAGTAAGACGAATCAAAGCAGTCAGTTGTTCGATCATTGTGGTGCAGCTCTCTTGTCTTGCACAACTGATGTCTTCCCACCAGATGGAAGGTTTGGTCACAAGTTGTTCAAGGTTTATAAAGTGGAAATcattgtgattggctgaaatGCAGAACATGAACTTCCCCTTAGACAAACCAGTGATCTATTTTCTCGATAAGAGATGTATATGTATatcattgttgtgtttgtgtcgccTTCAAAGCATTTTCTTTATTCTGACCACTCTGACCAGTTTTTGTGTTTATCTTAGACTCGCACAAACACAGACGCTTTTATCTAACAAATGTACATGTTTTTGAAGATAGAACTATAAAGTAATCTTTTAGTCCTAGTTTCTATATCTCCACCTATAAATACACACGACAGGCACGAGGATAACCTTTGTAAttttctaaaaaataaagaatcttATTTTCAAAGCTTATCAGAACACATTTCATGCTTCCTTGAGACGTACTGTTACTCTTTCCTAATTAAATATTTGACAAAACTTTCACTTAATACTTTCTACCATGCATTGCTTGCAGCCATGTTTGTTAGCTAGCAGTGATCTTCCTGTTGCAATGCTATCTTTGTAGCCACATTACCACAGAGCGTAGAATAGTGTGAAATAGGCAACACAAATATGATTAAGCTAGAAATAGCGAACATATGTGTTATACACACAGATATTTTGGCTGATTAGGCTTTTGCTGAGGTTCACCCAAGTAAAAACTATGGCGTAATGTACATGAGGACACTGGATTACTTGGTCTAATTACAAAGACAAAGGTATAAGAGATATAACAAAGCTAACTAGTCATGTAGACATCAATCAAACAGCCTGTAGATGCCCACACAGATCTGAGAATCAGCCAGAATAAGTGAAATCATCTGTGTGGGTGTACCATGTGCAGAGGTCTTAATGTGACGTTAGTTTAATAATTGGAACTATTTACTTACTAACAAGAACTGGGCCTGATGGATACATGCAACAAAATCCTTCTGTCCTCACATTAAAGATAAAACCCCATGTGGACTGGTAAATCTCTTGATAGCTAATGGGTAACAATACAGACACTGTTGGAGTTGAAGGTGcatttttcatctttcagtGTAGACGAGCTCTTTGCTTTCACTCTTTGTATTAAATTAGGCTAATCTCATCCTGAACCTGGAGTTTATGTTGTCTTGTTTGTGTAATCTACACAAAGGTCGATGAATAGCATAATGATGACAGGTAAGTTGAGAATATGTTTACTAAAAATAACCATGTAAAACTGTGAGGAGACAGCTACTCAAATGAATAAACACCTCCATCTTTCTCATCTCTGCATGTCTGTCTTGAGAACAATCGAGCAAAGCCACATGCAACAGCTACACTGACAGAGAAAAGCTGTGGTGGGCCATTTCTCCGCCCCTTTGACCAACCACTGAGGCTGTTGACTCAGAACAGACCTGACTGAGGGCTTCAACAGGATGTGTACTGAGTTTAAAACATGAGAGAAAGATGCAAGAGGTTTCAGCAGGCTAATTTCTATTGAAGAAATTGAAATGgttgtttgaaatgttcattttaataacAAATAATGTCTATAAAGTGTGTATTTGAAGGTGCAACCATATGTGCTTACAGTCACAGCTGCAATCTGAAAATAGTCTTCAAACAAGTTAATGTTTTGTTATAATTTTGTGTAAATGGATTGATTCATTCACCATGAATCAATCCATTTGTAAGTCCATGACGGTGCCGAGTGAAGCTTGTTGGAACATCTTTTAGCAAAGTTGTCAAACCTATTTGCAGATAATCAGGCAAACTTAAGATCATGGTTCAAACCCAAAAGGGCGGGACCAGTGAATGAGCAGCACTCCCCTCTCTAACATCAGTTACCAATgaaaagcaccaaatcacagagaagtgcaataaaaaaaagtcatgacaAAGCGTGACTCTGTAGGTGTTTCTTCAGCCCCTTTTTCACCCTATTACAGTAAGATGGTGTGATGTTGATAATAATCATacaataattaaatgtattcgACTATTCTTTAAAAAGAGATGAAACAGTAGTGAAAGCCCAGTTTCTTGTGGCTataacagagaggaaggaaagccTGTTTGACTTCACACCTTATATTGAAAGCTTAACCACAATGATACCTGTAACTTTCCACTCGTCATCTGATGGCCAACTGTGAATgtggttttatttgtgtgtgcctgtgtgtcgGTTTGCAGCAGTACTGTGCACAAACAGATATAAAGCATGTCacaaagtacattaaaataaCTTCAGTAATACAAGAaacacagtgtttgtgtgtacttttTATATATACCAGAGCCTGTGGTGTTGCACTTGACTGCACTATAGTGTCAGGAATCTGACCACCACTGTTCATTGAGCATAAAGGTGGcatatttactgttttactgcaAGTGAAaagcttcctgtttttattaaaaaaactctTTTGGGATAATCTCTCATTAACATGCTGCCTCAAAATAACAAGGTCTTGGATTCATCTCTCGTAttgaatttttaaaattatttgtgAGGTTATTCTCTTTTCACACATGTCCCCTCCCTCAGATCAAAGCATGCAGGTTAGTTGAGTCCGAAATTGTAAACTGCCTGCAGCTGAATTAGTTTCCGTGATCACACTGTGAAACAGTTATGCTCTGCTCTCCTTTCACCAGCCCCTTGACTATTGTCGTCAGCTCTTCCTGCTGATGTGACTGACAGACACAGTGGGCGGATCATCATTGACTTCATTGGCTCTCACAATAGTCAAGATGGCTGTCCTTGTCTGTCAATGTGGCAAATGGCtatatgcatttttaaattgtacacaaatgaaacagataaatgaatcatatttaaCATCAGACCAGAAGACACAGGCCTCTATATTTGCAGATGTGTAATGTTTATGTTCAAATGCTAGTTGCATCAGTGCCACCTTTAAAATTAACATGTATCTAGTTAAAGGTTTATTGTAAGTGTTATCTTCTGTTGAGTCATCTGAATTTCACATAAAAGATTGCAGTGATGCACAGAGAGAAGAAATTACACATATTTTGATCATATTCAATCGAACCCTTGCTGTCATGCTTCAGCACAAAACTATTTGACCACCAAAAGACatcactgttttatgttttagtgCTAATTAAAAGACAATATTGCCATTTTATATATGAATCCTATCATTCTAAAATGCACATCTTGAACATGACTGAAATCAGCATTCAGTGCTAATGTTCAGTTTCAATGCAGGAAGTAGTGTGCTGTTCAGGAAGTAAAATCTTCACCATTAAACATAATCTTGAGACTGCAGAATTTCTCAACACCGACTGTGGTGTCACCTGTAACTTCAGGCAATATGTTATAACTTTGTGATATTGAGTTGTACTGAGATTTGATAGCTGGTTAGGAATATGATGGCGTGTGACAGGAGTTACAGGTCAATAAGATGCAGAGGGAGAAAATAGTGTCGGAAGCAAACAGAGGTGACTGTAGGTCTACACAGAAGAACCGGCAGATTGAGAGAGGCCTTTAGCTAAATGAGCCCCAATGATCTGGAATTATCCTTGAAATACACAGTATGTTACTGATTTTAAAATTAACCCTAAATGTGTCAAAGGTAATTAATATCTTCATGAGCCGTTCATCTATTCTATCCACGCTAGTGTTGTTTCTCTACAGGATCCaacattcagtcagtcagtccaccactttggtcctgattgaaatgaaataatggTCAGCGGTCTCACCAACTTCTCTCAGCAACTGCcaataaaaagcaaacacatctgtctgtcacaTCTTTATGAACAGCCATGCAGCTTTCTGAGACTTCAGACTGAGACTGAGGCAGGAAGATCAACCCCTTTTGAATTCACACCTTATTTTAAAAGCCCAACCACTACAATGCTAAACTTTCCATACCCCATTTCATCACAGTCAACgcacacatgtgtgtgtatgtgtgtatgtgtgtatgtgtgtgtgtgtgtgtgtgtgtgtgtgtgtgtgtgtgtgtgtgtgtgtgtgcacggaaagaggaagaatgaagTACAAAGCAGGACACAAAGAACACAAAACTATTTATCACAGGGCGCCTGTCCTTAATTTGACTGTACAGCAATTTTTTGAGGtcatttctttgtgttgttgGACTGGAGAACATTGCGTGTCCTTGATTCTGTTCTAACGAAGTGTTCACTGGTGGAGTAGCCACTGACTTCATGTTATTCATTGGGTATTTTTACTGCAAGTGAAAAGCTTCCTTTCTTAGCAAGGTCTTCAGTTCACATTTCGGGCCTGATTCCTTATTTGTGGTATTTAATTGGGTTTTCTCCCAGGTTCTCCCCCCTCCCATAGATCAAAACATGCAGTTGCGTAACCTTCACCATGTCTTAACCATGCCGTAAAGAACTAGCATTGAACATTTGATATCATCATCATTGAACATAATCTCTAGTTTTTGTTGAAAGACTCAAAATCAAGACAATAAGTTGAGACTATTTATATTTGGAAGCCAGTATAGTTAAAAAACTGAATGCAGCACAACCAGAGGTAGTTACTGTCACCAGGAGAGTCCATCTACAGAATTGACATTaagacatttctcttttattcagAAGATAGTGTTTCAGCCCTCAGGCCTTCAACAAGATCAACAATCATAATAGGAAAAAGACACTGAGTATGTATATTTTGTTTCATCCTTACTTGAGGGACATGTAACTAactttctgttttctgtacCAGTTTGTCTTTACTGTATGGTTTGTAATCAATATCATCAAAATCAATTGTTTTTCTGATACTGATTTTTCACAGTTTGTTCCAGTAAAATCAACTTTTGTCTCCAAACACGTCGTGTGTGTTCAGCTCGCTGCATGCAGAGTGAGGGGCAGAGTCTGCACGTGCCTGCCAAAGATGAAAAGTACTAAAACATGAGAGCAGTAATGGAAGAGTTCattaaaattcattaaaaacaaagattatTGTGAAAGTGACCACACGAATGGTGAACAATAAGAGGTGAAATATGCTTCACAAAGATCAGGATGAGACCAATGTGACAGGAAGTGCACTTTGAGTCTAGATTCTTTGATAACCAATCACATGCATTTCTCAGTGTGACATACAGATCGTGGCCACGTTACATCACCTCCTTTATTCACTTAAAAACCAACAAGGTTTCTAACAAGAGACAAAGTCAAGATGATCATGTTGTGGGTAACACTGCTTGTCCTTCATCAAGCATGTAAGTACCATCTAATTCTGTGTATTCTGTATACAGTTAAGAATTTTTATGCCAACAACATGTTTGGAGGTTGATATGTCATCTATCTGCATTATACATTTTCTACATCATCTAATTCTGTATATTCTCTATACAATTAATGTTACAATAATTGTTATTTACAATgtcatgtgttttatatttttcatataattCAGATACGCTGATCCCAGTGATCACGGTTCAACTTGGTGAAGGTGCAACCTTCACATGTGCTTTCTCTGATGATGACTTCAGCAGGAAGAATTTCTACTGGTACAAGCAGAGTGCCGGTGATACTCTGAAATTAATTGTGAAACTGACTACAACTCCTGAGTATGGACCAGGGTTTTCTCCCTCAAGATTGGAGGCACATAAAGATAAGAATTTTATTAACTTGACCATTTTGAGGACAGTCCAAGAAGATGAGGGAATGTACCACTGTGAGGTCATGGACTGGATTAAAACCAAATGGAACGGGACATATTTGTCAGTAAAAGGTAATAATGTGatctattttaatttaactttaaactaattttcaaaatgtgtgtcaAATTTTTAACATagttttacattacacaggAAACAGTGAAAGGACATCAAACTATACTGTTGTTCAGGGGTCAACAGTCCATCCAGGAGACTCTGTGACTCTCCAGTGTTCAGTCCTCTCTGACTCTGGGAACAAGACGTGTCCAGGAGGACACAGTGTTTACTGGTTCAGAACCGGATCAGATGCATCTCACCCAGACTTCATCTACACTGATGGAAGTAGCCCTGATGAATGTAGAAAGAAATCTGACATGAATTTGTCTCCAAAGAGCTGTGACTATCACTTCTCTAAGAAGGTCAGCTCCTCTGATGCTGGGACTTATTACTGTGCTGTGGCCACATGTGGAAAGATATTATTTGGAAATGGAATTAAAGTGGAACTTGGTATGATTTGgtgttaaataatgaaaataatactcAAATTATGTTGATAAAATCATGACTGATAAATCTATTTGAGAAACATTGAcaagtctttcttttttcttaattttctagTGCAAACAACACATTCACTATTTATTGGAATAGTGATATTAACAATCTGCTTGGCCGTTTCTGTTGTTGCAAATATCGTCTTCATCTGCAACCAGAGTCTTAAAGTATGTCAACAATGTAAAGGTAAGTGTT encodes:
- the LOC128362804 gene encoding uncharacterized protein LOC128362804, with amino-acid sequence MYPSGPVLVISLFCSSSALIQAAEVPHLISLTMVEVGDNVTFHCPVSENDKLFHWYQQPIGQMGQTIAAVIFGKIKVSGHFNESRFTVTKKDAHFSVTIRNVSKEDEATYFCLNGPVFSQTFIYGRLLTVNDNNQQKSVYVKQSPETASVQLGDALTFQCSLLSKNKAENTDQCPGECSVYWFRAGSGGFHPGVIYTHGNRSDERKERSCVYSLSKTIQDSSDTGTYYCAVVTCGQILFGEGTKVDIVLL
- the LOC128362805 gene encoding uncharacterized protein LOC128362805 — encoded protein: MIMLWVTLLVLHQAYTLIPVITVQLGEGATFTCAFSDDDFSRKNFYWYKQSAGDTLKLIVKLTTTPEYGPGFSPSRLEAHKDKNFINLTILRTVQEDEGMYHCEVMDWIKTKWNGTYLSVKGNSERTSNYTVVQGSTVHPGDSVTLQCSVLSDSGNKTCPGGHSVYWFRTGSDASHPDFIYTDGSSPDECRKKSDMNLSPKSCDYHFSKKVSSSDAGTYYCAVATCGKILFGNGIKSFFFLNFLVQTTHSLFIGIVILTICLAVSVVANIVFICNQSLKVCQQCKAAAALQTYIETSSDGQQRVGEQCEGPAQPIERGFTGCGFLTASPAEHNVIGKDTGPSTDITTGPPSDPVRPGDPVTLQCSVLSANKTCLEEHNVYWFSATLDKSHPSFIYTHGNSSDPSEKSLDTQSIQKCVYNISSNVSSSYAGTYYCAVTTCGEILRRNRTKTDNEAVRMCDVQKADTALSLLSAALALSLTVIIGLVYSIKKMKKKTCDCCNVDLYMNAAASDVQQNRQTDDDSLVYSVATFTSKKSYKAGTRDKNTAEEETIYADVSTLVLN